The proteins below come from a single Nocardiopsis gilva YIM 90087 genomic window:
- the ilvD gene encoding dihydroxy-acid dehydratase encodes MPALRSRTVTHGRNMAGARALMRASGVEREDFGKPIVAIANSFTQFVPGHVHLREVADVVAGAVREAGGVPREFNTIAVDDGIAMGHGGMLYSLPSRELIADAVEYMVNAHCADALVCVSNCDKITPGMLLAAMRLNIPTVFVSGGPMEAGKVTVVEGTATTVRKLDLINPMIASADESVSQAELDEMEEAACPTCGSCSGMFTANSMNCLTEAIGLALPGNGTVLATHVARKRLYEDAGRRVVDAARRYYEEDDSSVLPLSIATPAAFGNAMALDVAMGGSTNTILHLLAAATEAGVEFGLPEIDALSRRVPCLCKVAPNTEKYHIEDVHRAGGIPAILGELARGGLLDTSLPTVHGRTIGEFIADWDIVSGTTLPEAVELFHAAPGGKRTTKAYSQDVRWDTLDTDRESGCIRAADHAYTADGGLAVLFGNLAPDGAIVKTAGVEEELWTFSGPAKVFESQEDAVDGILGKRVEPGDVVVIRYEGPKGGPGMQEMLYPTSFLKGRGLGKACALITDGRFSGGTSGLSIGHASPEAASGGDIALVEDGDTISIDIPNRGITLEVADEELETRRERLLKELGRFRPKDRQRPVTPALRAYAAMATSASTGAARDVAQVE; translated from the coding sequence ATGCCCGCGCTTCGCTCACGCACGGTCACCCACGGCAGGAACATGGCCGGTGCGCGCGCTCTCATGCGCGCGTCCGGCGTGGAACGTGAAGACTTCGGCAAGCCCATCGTGGCCATCGCCAACAGCTTCACCCAGTTCGTTCCGGGCCACGTCCACCTTCGCGAGGTGGCCGACGTCGTGGCGGGCGCCGTACGCGAGGCCGGCGGCGTCCCGCGCGAGTTCAACACCATCGCCGTCGACGACGGCATCGCCATGGGCCACGGCGGGATGCTCTACTCGCTGCCCAGCCGCGAGCTGATCGCCGACGCCGTCGAGTACATGGTCAACGCCCACTGCGCCGACGCGCTAGTGTGCGTGTCCAACTGCGACAAGATCACCCCCGGCATGCTGCTGGCGGCCATGCGGCTGAACATCCCCACGGTGTTCGTCTCCGGCGGCCCCATGGAGGCGGGCAAGGTGACGGTCGTCGAAGGCACCGCCACCACGGTCCGCAAGCTCGACCTGATCAACCCGATGATCGCCTCCGCCGACGAGAGCGTCTCGCAGGCCGAGCTGGACGAGATGGAAGAGGCCGCCTGCCCCACCTGCGGCTCCTGCTCGGGCATGTTCACGGCCAACTCGATGAACTGCCTGACCGAGGCCATCGGGCTGGCGCTTCCTGGCAACGGCACCGTGCTGGCCACCCACGTCGCCCGCAAGCGGCTCTACGAGGACGCGGGCCGGCGGGTCGTCGACGCCGCGCGGCGCTACTACGAGGAGGACGACTCCTCGGTGCTCCCGCTGTCCATCGCCACACCGGCGGCCTTCGGCAACGCGATGGCCCTCGACGTCGCGATGGGCGGCTCGACCAACACCATCCTGCACCTGCTGGCCGCTGCCACCGAGGCGGGCGTGGAGTTCGGCCTGCCCGAGATCGACGCGCTCTCCCGGCGCGTGCCGTGCCTGTGCAAGGTCGCGCCGAATACGGAGAAGTACCACATCGAGGACGTGCACCGGGCGGGCGGCATCCCGGCCATCCTCGGCGAGCTCGCGCGCGGCGGGCTGCTCGACACCTCGCTGCCCACCGTGCACGGCCGCACCATCGGCGAGTTCATCGCCGACTGGGACATCGTCTCCGGCACCACGCTGCCCGAGGCCGTGGAGCTCTTCCACGCCGCCCCCGGCGGCAAGCGCACCACTAAGGCCTACTCCCAGGACGTCCGCTGGGACACCCTGGACACCGACCGGGAGAGCGGCTGCATCCGCGCCGCCGACCACGCCTACACCGCCGACGGCGGGCTGGCGGTCCTCTTCGGCAACCTCGCCCCCGACGGCGCCATCGTCAAGACGGCCGGGGTCGAGGAGGAGCTGTGGACGTTCAGCGGCCCGGCCAAGGTCTTCGAGAGCCAGGAAGACGCCGTCGACGGCATCCTCGGCAAGCGCGTCGAGCCGGGCGACGTCGTCGTCATCCGCTACGAGGGCCCCAAGGGCGGCCCCGGTATGCAGGAGATGCTCTACCCGACGAGCTTCCTCAAGGGCCGCGGCCTGGGCAAGGCCTGCGCCCTGATCACCGACGGCCGCTTCTCCGGTGGCACCTCGGGCCTGTCCATCGGCCACGCCTCGCCCGAGGCGGCCTCCGGCGGCGACATCGCCCTGGTCGAGGATGGCGACACCATCAGCATCGACATCCCCAACCGCGGCATCACCCTGGAGGTCGCCGACGAGGAGCTGGAGACGCGCCGCGAACGCCTCCTCAAGGAACTCGGGCGCTTCCGCCCCAAGGACCGCCAGCGCCCGGTCACCCCGGCCCTGCGCGCCTACGCCGCCATGGCGACCTCCGCCTCCACCGGCGCCGCCCGCGACGTCGCGCAGGTGGAATGA
- a CDS encoding mycothiol-dependent nitroreductase Rv2466c family protein, with protein sequence MSTEPTPVDFWFDPACPWAWLASRWLLEVEKVRPVRARWHVMSLSVLNEDKDVPEEYRQAIRDAWRPVRLAIAAEQRFGNDVLGPLYTALGTRIHLEKDRSDAAVKDALAEVGLPEDLMEAMDSTDYDEALRRSHHDGMDRVGQEVGTPVISVEGVSFFGPVVSPAPKGEEAGKLWDGVLLVAGTDGFFELKRSRTRDPIFD encoded by the coding sequence ATGAGCACGGAACCGACACCGGTGGACTTCTGGTTCGACCCGGCCTGCCCGTGGGCGTGGCTGGCGTCGCGGTGGCTGCTGGAGGTGGAGAAGGTCCGCCCGGTGCGGGCCCGCTGGCACGTGATGAGCCTGTCAGTGCTCAACGAGGACAAGGACGTTCCCGAGGAGTACCGGCAGGCCATACGCGATGCGTGGAGACCGGTCCGGCTCGCCATCGCGGCCGAGCAGCGGTTCGGCAACGACGTCCTGGGTCCCCTCTACACGGCGCTGGGCACCCGCATCCACCTTGAGAAGGACCGGTCCGACGCGGCGGTCAAGGACGCCCTGGCCGAGGTGGGGCTGCCCGAGGACCTGATGGAAGCCATGGACTCGACGGACTACGATGAGGCCCTGCGCCGGTCGCACCACGACGGTATGGACCGCGTGGGCCAGGAGGTCGGCACCCCGGTGATCTCGGTCGAGGGGGTCTCGTTCTTCGGCCCCGTCGTGTCGCCCGCCCCCAAGGGCGAAGAAGCCGGGAAACTGTGGGACGGCGTCCTGCTGGTCGCGGGGACCGACGGCTTCTTCGAGCTCAAGCGCAGCCGGACGCGCGACCCCATCTTCGACTGA
- the malQ gene encoding 4-alpha-glucanotransferase: protein MRDAELARLAEEHGVATVYEDWRGRTVHVGADTLRHVLSALGVDVSDPRAALEAHWAVQEHRLLPPAVVVRQGHLPRLPLPDGARTWVELDSGEYAEPDPGLPLGVHRIHVEHAPVTKNGSAATTVTQSAPMLVVPDRLELPPALHDQRAWGLMVQLYSLRSRASWSMGDLRDLAELADWSARDLGADFTVINPVHATEPGPPIEPSPYLPVSRRYASPLYIRIEDIPEYTRLESAQREGIQRLARPLRERGRTADLLDRDSVWEAKRAALLALFNVRRTAAREAAYQAFLEREGASLVEYATWCALAEQYGSDYRDWPERLRDVTSHTVGKEALRRWPDIEFHRWLQWILDDQLAAAQAGARAAGMSVGIVHDLAIGVRDGGADAWMYRDALVSGVTVGAPPDAFNQQGQDWAQPPWHPVRLAEQGYAPFRQVLRQAMRHAGGVRADHVMGLFRLWWIPEGAAPDEGTYVRYDHEGMVGALALTAKETGSVVVGEDLGTVQPWVRDHLAERGILGTSVLWFERDGKGQPRRPEEWRSECLATVATHDLPPVASFLSAEHVELRDRLGLLRRPAKEERADAEEQVAVWRAMLIELGLLAPDTDPISAPADVVVALHAYLARTPARMIGVALTDVVGDRRMQNQPGTSTEYPNWRIPLTSAEGEPILLDELIADPQLCAQVRRALRPLTEERSGARSTADRSR, encoded by the coding sequence GTGAGGGATGCGGAGCTGGCCCGGTTGGCCGAGGAGCACGGCGTTGCGACGGTGTACGAGGACTGGCGCGGCCGGACCGTGCACGTCGGGGCCGACACACTCCGGCACGTCCTGTCCGCGCTCGGCGTCGATGTGTCGGATCCGCGGGCCGCGCTCGAAGCGCACTGGGCCGTGCAGGAGCACCGCTTGCTGCCACCCGCCGTCGTCGTCCGCCAGGGGCACCTGCCCCGCCTCCCACTGCCCGACGGCGCCCGCACCTGGGTGGAGCTCGACAGCGGTGAGTACGCCGAGCCCGATCCGGGGCTCCCGCTCGGCGTCCACCGGATCCACGTCGAACACGCCCCGGTCACGAAGAACGGCAGCGCCGCCACCACCGTCACCCAAAGCGCCCCGATGCTGGTCGTGCCCGACCGGTTGGAGCTTCCGCCCGCCCTGCACGACCAGCGCGCCTGGGGCCTGATGGTGCAGCTGTACTCACTGCGCTCCCGCGCCTCCTGGTCCATGGGCGACCTGCGCGACCTCGCCGAACTCGCCGACTGGAGCGCACGCGACCTGGGCGCCGACTTCACCGTCATCAACCCGGTGCACGCCACCGAGCCGGGTCCGCCCATCGAACCCTCGCCCTACCTGCCGGTCAGCCGTCGCTACGCCAGCCCGCTCTACATCCGCATCGAGGACATCCCGGAGTACACCCGGCTGGAATCCGCTCAGCGCGAGGGCATCCAGCGACTCGCCCGGCCACTGCGCGAACGCGGGCGCACCGCCGACCTCCTCGACCGCGACAGCGTCTGGGAGGCCAAGCGCGCCGCCCTGCTCGCCCTGTTCAACGTCCGCCGCACGGCGGCCCGCGAAGCCGCCTACCAGGCCTTCCTTGAACGCGAGGGGGCCTCCCTGGTGGAGTACGCCACCTGGTGCGCCCTCGCCGAGCAGTACGGCTCCGACTACCGCGACTGGCCGGAGCGACTGCGCGACGTCACCTCGCACACCGTCGGCAAGGAGGCGCTGCGCCGGTGGCCCGACATCGAGTTCCACCGCTGGCTGCAATGGATCCTCGACGACCAGCTGGCCGCCGCGCAGGCCGGTGCGCGTGCCGCGGGCATGTCCGTCGGCATCGTGCACGACCTGGCGATCGGCGTGCGCGACGGCGGCGCCGACGCGTGGATGTACCGTGACGCCCTCGTCAGCGGCGTCACGGTGGGCGCACCCCCCGACGCCTTCAACCAGCAGGGCCAGGACTGGGCACAGCCGCCCTGGCACCCCGTCCGACTGGCCGAACAGGGTTACGCCCCCTTCCGGCAGGTCCTCCGCCAGGCGATGCGCCACGCCGGCGGCGTTCGCGCCGACCACGTCATGGGCCTGTTCCGGCTGTGGTGGATCCCGGAAGGCGCCGCACCCGACGAGGGCACCTACGTCCGCTACGACCACGAGGGGATGGTGGGCGCCCTGGCCCTGACGGCCAAGGAGACCGGCTCGGTGGTGGTCGGCGAAGACCTCGGGACGGTGCAGCCCTGGGTGCGCGACCACCTGGCCGAGCGCGGCATTCTGGGCACGTCGGTGCTGTGGTTCGAGAGGGACGGCAAGGGCCAGCCGCGCCGCCCCGAGGAGTGGCGGTCCGAGTGCCTGGCGACCGTCGCCACCCACGACCTGCCGCCCGTGGCCTCGTTCCTGTCGGCCGAGCACGTCGAGCTCCGCGACCGCCTCGGCCTGCTGCGCCGCCCGGCCAAGGAGGAGCGGGCTGACGCCGAGGAGCAGGTGGCCGTGTGGCGGGCGATGCTCATCGAGCTCGGCCTGCTGGCCCCCGACACCGACCCCATCTCGGCCCCCGCCGACGTCGTGGTGGCCCTGCACGCCTACCTCGCCCGCACCCCGGCGCGGATGATCGGGGTCGCGCTGACCGACGTGGTGGGCGACCGCCGCATGCAGAACCAGCCGGGCACCAGCACCGAGTACCCCAACTGGCGCATCCCGTTGACCAGTGCCGAGGGCGAGCCGATCCTGCTCGACGAACTCATCGCCGACCCCCAGCTCTGCGCGCAGGTGCGCCGCGCCCTGCGCCCGCTCACCGAAGAGAGGTCCGGTGCGCGCAGCACCGCTGACCGCTCCCGTTGA
- a CDS encoding NERD domain-containing protein, translating into MESATRVKEGEQSPGPTYASPFVTSDSSRFRSSPGLKDVASRTYGSLLAGESTRRWAIRGGAAVVIGLAAGFLMTDWRIGVTVGAAALIGMIVHYMRRQSEVPRWRTPSAAQRKTEAQLRVMQKMGYRVLHARGIPGGNGQIDHFIVGRRGAFAIDSESWDKRLPLRNKLEKLYHGRFSKNERIDEALEEALVAERLVSEELGREIKVRASLAIYGPGMPWDSHRLRGVDIIQGTKVRKWLRTGKDRLTETEIEEIYQAALKVLPQRY; encoded by the coding sequence GTGGAATCGGCAACCAGAGTCAAAGAGGGCGAGCAGAGCCCTGGACCGACTTACGCGTCCCCCTTCGTCACATCCGATAGCAGTCGTTTTCGAAGTTCCCCCGGCCTCAAAGACGTCGCGTCGAGAACATATGGCTCACTCCTGGCCGGAGAGTCGACGAGACGGTGGGCGATCCGTGGCGGCGCCGCTGTCGTGATCGGCTTGGCCGCCGGATTCCTCATGACCGACTGGCGGATCGGCGTGACCGTCGGTGCCGCCGCGCTCATCGGCATGATCGTCCATTACATGCGCCGCCAGTCCGAGGTGCCGCGATGGCGCACGCCCTCGGCCGCGCAGCGCAAGACCGAGGCCCAGCTCCGGGTGATGCAGAAGATGGGCTACCGGGTCCTGCACGCCCGCGGCATCCCCGGCGGCAACGGGCAGATCGACCACTTCATCGTCGGCCGGCGCGGTGCGTTCGCGATCGACTCCGAGTCGTGGGACAAGCGCCTTCCGCTCCGCAACAAGCTCGAGAAGCTCTATCACGGACGGTTCTCCAAGAACGAGCGCATCGATGAGGCCCTGGAGGAAGCCCTGGTGGCCGAGCGGCTCGTCAGCGAGGAGCTGGGCCGCGAGATCAAGGTGCGCGCGTCACTGGCCATCTACGGACCGGGCATGCCGTGGGACAGCCATCGGCTGCGCGGTGTCGACATCATCCAGGGAACCAAGGTGCGCAAGTGGCTGCGCACCGGAAAGGACCGCCTCACCGAGACCGAAATCGAGGAGATCTACCAGGCGGCGCTCAAGGTCCTTCCGCAGCGCTACTGA
- a CDS encoding amidase — translation MTEIHDLTAIELARAVRNRELSPMEITDHYLTRIERHDARLGAFITVIQESAREQARNAEKRVIQDTPADLPPLLGVPIPIKDLEPLAGVRHTYGSQAFTDYTATDDAAVVGQLRAAGAVFPGKTNTPEFGSPCYTENDIAPPARTPWDLTRSAGGSSGGAAAAVAGGLAPVAQGGDGGGSIRIPASVCGVFGIKPTRGRISAAPTKPDLIGLSTAGPLTRTVSDAALLLDVMSVNLPGDYYTAPPLPDGTTFLDHARRDPGRLRIARFRTPVVPGVEVHPDVTAAYESATELLVALGHDVEEIDPPFSPDLLDLFSTVWAAMALTVPVPPEREEHLRPINRWLRERARSLTAHDYLRATTGLQQGVRAALPRMLAYDAVLTPTLAQPPVPVGHFDTDPVEEFARMTAFTPFTSMFNITGQPSVSVPLHWTEQDLPIGVMLSGPMGGEPTLLALSAQLEAARPWAGRTPPIWTE, via the coding sequence ATGACGGAGATTCACGACCTCACGGCGATCGAGCTGGCCCGGGCCGTTCGGAACCGCGAGCTCTCCCCGATGGAGATCACCGATCACTACCTGACGCGGATCGAACGGCACGATGCGCGCCTCGGGGCCTTTATTACGGTCATTCAGGAATCGGCCAGAGAACAAGCCCGCAACGCGGAAAAGCGGGTGATCCAGGACACGCCCGCGGACCTGCCCCCGCTGCTCGGGGTGCCCATCCCGATCAAGGACCTGGAACCCCTCGCCGGGGTCCGGCACACCTACGGCTCCCAGGCCTTCACCGACTACACCGCCACCGACGACGCAGCGGTCGTCGGCCAGCTCCGTGCCGCGGGCGCGGTCTTCCCCGGCAAGACCAACACCCCCGAGTTCGGCTCGCCCTGCTACACCGAGAACGACATCGCCCCGCCCGCGCGCACCCCCTGGGATCTCACCCGGTCGGCCGGCGGGTCGAGCGGCGGCGCCGCGGCCGCCGTGGCCGGGGGCCTGGCCCCCGTCGCCCAGGGCGGCGACGGCGGCGGGTCGATCCGCATCCCCGCCAGCGTGTGCGGTGTCTTCGGGATCAAACCCACGCGCGGCCGCATCAGCGCGGCACCGACCAAGCCCGACCTCATCGGCCTGTCCACCGCCGGTCCGCTCACCCGGACCGTGAGCGACGCCGCCCTGCTGCTCGACGTCATGTCGGTGAACCTGCCCGGCGACTACTACACCGCCCCGCCGCTCCCTGACGGCACGACCTTCCTCGACCACGCCCGCCGCGACCCCGGGCGGCTGCGTATCGCGCGGTTCCGCACGCCGGTGGTCCCCGGTGTCGAGGTCCACCCCGACGTGACCGCGGCCTACGAGTCGGCGACGGAGCTGCTCGTCGCGCTCGGCCACGACGTCGAGGAGATCGACCCGCCCTTCTCTCCCGATCTGCTGGACCTGTTCAGCACCGTGTGGGCGGCCATGGCCCTGACCGTTCCGGTACCTCCGGAGCGGGAGGAACACCTGCGCCCCATCAACCGCTGGCTGCGCGAGCGGGCGCGGTCCCTCACGGCGCACGACTACCTACGGGCCACCACCGGCCTGCAGCAGGGCGTCCGTGCCGCGCTCCCGCGGATGCTCGCCTACGACGCCGTGCTGACCCCGACCCTGGCGCAGCCCCCCGTACCGGTCGGCCACTTCGACACCGACCCGGTCGAAGAGTTCGCGCGCATGACCGCGTTCACGCCCTTCACCTCGATGTTCAACATCACCGGCCAGCCCTCGGTCAGCGTCCCGCTGCACTGGACCGAGCAGGACCTTCCCATCGGCGTCATGCTCAGCGGCCCGATGGGCGGCGAGCCGACGCTGCTCGCGCTGTCGGCGCAGCTGGAGGCGGCGCGGCCGTGGGCCGGTCGCACACCGCCGATCTGGACCGAGTGA
- a CDS encoding MFS transporter, which yields MVLQSYRRLFTLPHVSSLLVWSLASRLYMPGQPIAITFLVADWTGSYTKAGLILGLLILGTALVGPIRGRMADRGGADRMVLVCGIVYALGLSIIALLPARLWWAALPIALASGLFAPPANQIVRAMWPRLTTGRDLQAVYAAEATTQELLFVLGPMLAAGAVALANARAAVLLLAATALIGSLGFMAALRRAGVVDAVPRTEGAAAPVPGPRRSLLRSGWLLLFLPMMLLIVVGLIGVDLVMVAWANELSSPGLAMVLAAVWAAGSLVGGLVAGALPGSPHLSRRFFGAALGVVFLVPFFPPLTHLPTPLLILPALFVSGLAIAPTLAAAMGRLSDIAPPDRRAEAFGWMTTAQTTGSATTAPVMGALMDWGGVAAGAAGAAVAVVLAAVISPFIPTAAAAPAAREQRSDTATATRGTSDDEDDVAGEPEVH from the coding sequence ATGGTGCTCCAGTCCTACCGTCGGCTCTTCACGCTCCCCCACGTCTCCTCCCTTCTGGTCTGGTCGCTGGCGTCCCGGCTGTACATGCCGGGTCAGCCGATCGCGATCACGTTCCTGGTCGCCGATTGGACCGGGTCCTACACCAAGGCCGGGCTGATCCTCGGCCTGCTCATCCTGGGCACCGCTCTGGTCGGGCCGATCCGCGGGCGCATGGCCGACCGGGGCGGCGCCGACCGCATGGTGCTGGTGTGCGGGATCGTCTACGCGCTCGGGCTGAGCATCATCGCCCTGCTCCCCGCCCGGCTGTGGTGGGCGGCGCTGCCGATCGCGCTGGCGAGCGGGCTGTTCGCACCCCCGGCAAACCAGATCGTGCGCGCGATGTGGCCGCGCCTCACGACCGGCCGCGACCTCCAGGCCGTCTACGCGGCGGAGGCGACCACGCAGGAGCTGCTGTTCGTCCTCGGGCCGATGCTCGCGGCGGGAGCGGTGGCACTGGCCAACGCGCGCGCCGCGGTCCTCCTCCTGGCGGCGACCGCGCTGATCGGCTCGCTCGGCTTCATGGCGGCACTGCGCCGCGCCGGGGTGGTCGACGCGGTACCGCGCACCGAAGGTGCGGCCGCCCCCGTCCCGGGGCCGCGCCGCTCGCTGCTGCGCTCCGGCTGGCTGCTGCTGTTCCTGCCCATGATGCTGCTGATCGTCGTCGGGCTCATCGGCGTGGACCTGGTCATGGTGGCCTGGGCCAACGAGCTGAGCAGTCCCGGGCTGGCCATGGTGCTGGCCGCGGTCTGGGCGGCCGGCTCCCTCGTCGGGGGCCTGGTCGCGGGCGCTCTTCCGGGCTCCCCGCACCTGTCCCGCCGCTTCTTCGGCGCCGCGCTGGGGGTGGTCTTCCTCGTCCCGTTCTTCCCGCCACTGACGCATCTGCCGACGCCGCTGCTGATCCTCCCCGCGCTGTTCGTCTCCGGCCTCGCCATCGCGCCGACGCTGGCGGCGGCGATGGGGCGGCTCAGCGACATCGCCCCGCCGGACCGCCGGGCCGAGGCCTTCGGGTGGATGACCACGGCCCAGACCACCGGGTCGGCGACCACCGCCCCGGTGATGGGGGCGCTCATGGACTGGGGTGGCGTGGCAGCGGGCGCCGCGGGGGCGGCCGTGGCGGTCGTCCTCGCCGCCGTGATCAGCCCGTTCATCCCCACGGCCGCTGCGGCCCCCGCAGCACGCGAGCAGCGCAGCGACACGGCGACCGCGACCCGCGGCACGTCAGATGACGAGGACGACGTGGCCGGAGAGCCGGAGGTGCACTGA
- the pepN gene encoding aminopeptidase N: MAGNLTRDEARERARILNVASYDVELDLTTGEETFRSGTVVRFDCSEPGAETFIDLVAPNVLSVVLNGRELDTGTVVEDGRIKLPDLAATNELRVIADAAYMRTGEGLHRFVDPVDASVYLYTQFETSDAHRMYTCFDQPDLKAKFELTVLAPADFEVVSNSAPDVAREAVEDAEGGPKTRWHFPATEPMSTYITALIAGPYHVARDEHDGIPLGVYCRKSLAEHLDADAILEITKQGFDFYHGLFGLRYPFGKYDQLFVPEFNAGAMENAGAVTYLEDYVFRSRVTDAHYERRAETILHEMAHMWFGDLVTMRWWDDLWLNESFATFASVHCQAEATRWKDAWTTFANVEKSWALRQDQLPSTHPIAADIPDMQAVEVNFDGITYAKGASVLKQLVAYVGVDAFFAGVREYFKEHAWGNTELRDLLVKLEEASGRDLASWSREWLETAGVNTMRPEFRVDEKGAFTSFAVLQEAAPDYPTLRSHRLAIGLYDRTDAGIVRRRRVELDVSGARTEVPDLVGEVQPDLVLINDDDLTFTKIRLDERSLRTVVEGVGEIQESLPRALCFSAAWDMTRDAEMAARDYIELVVSGISGVKDVSVAQMLLRQAIAALHSYVAPEWRETGFNRLAARLRDLLTAAEPGSDLQLAYTHAFADAAVDSEHLSLLRGLLDGAITVEGLTIDTDLRWRLLRRLVAGGQAGEKEIGSELEADPTATGERHAAGCRAAIPTAEAKAATWERLQSATEMANAEFRATLSGFNEPAHRELYRPYVDPYFGLLAEAWKNWTGEFAQSFAEGAYPGNLIEEDTLRRTDAYIESEDPAPALRRLLIEGRAGVERALKAQRRDAQAG; encoded by the coding sequence GTGGCGGGCAACCTGACACGCGACGAGGCACGTGAGCGCGCTCGGATCCTCAACGTGGCCTCGTACGACGTGGAGCTCGACCTCACAACGGGCGAGGAGACCTTCCGGTCCGGCACCGTGGTGCGCTTCGACTGCTCTGAGCCGGGTGCCGAAACGTTCATCGACTTGGTCGCCCCCAATGTGCTTTCCGTCGTGCTCAACGGGCGGGAACTGGACACCGGCACCGTGGTGGAGGACGGGCGCATCAAGCTGCCCGACCTTGCCGCCACCAACGAGCTGCGGGTGATCGCCGACGCCGCCTACATGCGCACCGGTGAGGGTCTGCACCGGTTCGTCGACCCGGTCGACGCGAGCGTCTACCTGTACACGCAGTTCGAGACGTCCGACGCGCACCGGATGTACACCTGCTTCGACCAGCCCGACCTCAAGGCGAAGTTCGAGCTGACCGTGCTCGCCCCGGCCGACTTCGAGGTGGTCTCCAACAGCGCGCCCGACGTCGCGCGCGAGGCGGTCGAGGACGCCGAGGGCGGACCGAAGACCCGCTGGCACTTCCCGGCGACCGAGCCGATGTCCACCTACATCACCGCGCTGATCGCCGGCCCCTACCACGTGGCGCGCGACGAGCACGACGGCATCCCGCTGGGCGTCTACTGCCGCAAGTCCCTGGCCGAGCACCTCGACGCGGACGCGATCCTGGAGATCACCAAGCAGGGCTTCGACTTCTACCACGGCCTGTTCGGCCTGCGGTACCCGTTCGGCAAGTACGACCAGCTGTTCGTGCCGGAGTTCAACGCCGGCGCCATGGAGAACGCGGGTGCGGTGACCTACCTGGAGGACTACGTCTTCCGCTCCCGGGTCACCGACGCCCACTACGAGCGCCGCGCCGAGACGATCCTGCACGAGATGGCGCACATGTGGTTCGGCGACCTCGTCACCATGCGCTGGTGGGACGACCTGTGGCTGAACGAGTCCTTCGCGACCTTCGCCAGCGTCCACTGCCAGGCCGAGGCCACCCGCTGGAAGGACGCCTGGACCACGTTCGCCAACGTGGAGAAGTCGTGGGCGCTGCGCCAGGACCAGCTGCCCTCGACGCACCCGATCGCCGCGGACATCCCGGACATGCAGGCGGTCGAGGTCAACTTCGACGGCATCACCTACGCCAAGGGCGCCTCGGTGCTCAAGCAGCTGGTGGCCTACGTCGGCGTGGACGCGTTCTTCGCGGGGGTGCGCGAGTACTTCAAGGAGCACGCCTGGGGCAACACCGAGCTGCGCGACCTGCTGGTGAAGCTGGAGGAGGCCTCCGGGCGGGACCTGGCCTCCTGGTCGCGCGAATGGCTGGAGACCGCGGGCGTCAACACCATGCGCCCGGAGTTCAGGGTGGACGAGAAGGGCGCCTTCACCTCCTTCGCGGTGCTGCAGGAGGCCGCGCCCGACTACCCGACGCTGCGCTCCCACCGGCTGGCCATCGGCCTCTACGACCGCACCGACGCGGGCATCGTGCGCCGCCGTCGCGTCGAACTCGACGTCTCCGGCGCCCGGACCGAGGTGCCGGACCTGGTCGGCGAGGTCCAGCCGGACCTGGTGCTGATCAACGACGACGACCTGACGTTCACCAAGATCCGCCTCGACGAGCGCTCGCTGCGCACCGTGGTGGAGGGCGTCGGGGAGATCCAGGAGTCGCTGCCGCGCGCGCTGTGCTTCTCGGCGGCCTGGGACATGACCCGCGACGCCGAGATGGCGGCGCGCGACTACATCGAGCTGGTCGTCTCCGGTATCAGCGGAGTGAAGGACGTCTCCGTCGCGCAGATGCTGCTGCGGCAGGCGATCGCGGCGCTGCACAGCTACGTCGCCCCGGAGTGGCGCGAGACCGGCTTCAACCGGCTCGCGGCGCGGCTGCGGGACCTGCTCACCGCGGCCGAGCCCGGGAGCGACCTGCAGCTGGCCTACACCCACGCGTTCGCCGACGCGGCCGTCGACAGCGAGCACCTCTCGCTGCTGCGGGGGCTGCTGGACGGCGCGATCACGGTCGAGGGCCTGACGATCGACACCGACCTGCGCTGGCGGCTGCTGCGCCGTCTGGTCGCCGGCGGCCAGGCCGGAGAGAAGGAGATCGGCTCCGAGCTGGAGGCCGACCCGACCGCGACGGGCGAGCGGCACGCGGCCGGGTGCCGCGCGGCGATCCCCACGGCCGAGGCCAAGGCCGCGACCTGGGAGCGGCTGCAGTCGGCCACCGAGATGGCCAACGCGGAGTTCCGGGCCACCCTGAGCGGTTTCAACGAACCGGCGCACCGCGAGCTGTACCGGCCGTATGTGGACCCCTACTTCGGTCTGCTCGCCGAGGCGTGGAAGAACTGGACCGGCGAGTTCGCCCAGTCCTTCGCCGAGGGCGCCTACCCCGGGAACCTCATCGAGGAGGACACGCTGCGCCGGACCGACGCCTACATCGAGAGCGAGGACCCCGCCCCCGCTCTGCGCCGCCTGCTGATCGAGGGGCGCGCCGGTGTCGAGCGCGCGCTGAAGGCGCAGCGCCGCGACGCCCAGGCCGGCTAG